A part of Candidatus Neptunochlamydia vexilliferae genomic DNA contains:
- a CDS encoding OmpP1/FadL family transporter yields the protein MMKPFSIIFSLLLLMGNIYGTNGYFSIGHGIKSKGRAGTSTAYADEAFGGANNPASMVYVGTRNDIDLTLFSPHRKASRRGETAAGGIYNFSSFSKRDYFLIPEMGFNYNLTDWISLGVTAYANGGMNTSYVNHNKVPGSNANPASCGTKGANLLLGCGELGIDFMQMVIAPTIAIRVGKFAIGASPLLTYQRFEAKGLQAFAPLSKYPQNLTNQGHDNSFGIGGRFGMMAKPFQWLTLGAVYTTETLTSPFGKYKGLFAEGGRLNVPSNFSVGFKLDPLPHISLGFDFRRIFYHSIPAIGNLQSTSLANPLKPIGSSGGTGFHWRNQNVYKIAVEYTPINSLTLRLGWNYGRSPIRSGIEDVTLNILAPAITENHLAFGADYNFFDGRAELKFFYLHGFSNTVTGPSVLATIGIPGTETITLFTNSFGLGFGWNW from the coding sequence ATGATGAAACCCTTCTCTATTATCTTTAGCCTCCTCCTTCTAATGGGAAACATCTATGGAACAAATGGCTATTTTTCCATTGGCCATGGAATAAAATCCAAAGGACGTGCAGGAACATCGACTGCCTATGCGGATGAGGCTTTTGGAGGAGCCAATAACCCCGCTAGCATGGTTTATGTAGGAACCCGAAACGATATCGACCTCACCCTTTTTTCTCCACATAGAAAGGCAAGCCGTCGTGGAGAAACCGCCGCTGGAGGAATCTACAACTTCAGCTCCTTTTCAAAGCGAGACTACTTTCTCATTCCAGAAATGGGATTCAATTATAACCTCACCGACTGGATTTCGTTAGGGGTCACCGCTTATGCCAACGGCGGAATGAATACCAGCTACGTGAATCATAACAAAGTTCCTGGCTCCAACGCTAATCCTGCATCCTGTGGGACAAAGGGGGCTAACCTTCTCCTTGGATGTGGAGAGCTTGGCATCGACTTCATGCAGATGGTCATTGCACCCACTATTGCGATTCGGGTTGGGAAGTTTGCCATCGGAGCAAGCCCTCTGCTAACCTATCAACGCTTTGAAGCTAAAGGATTGCAAGCTTTCGCCCCCTTATCGAAGTACCCACAAAACCTCACAAATCAAGGACATGACAACTCTTTTGGGATTGGAGGACGCTTTGGGATGATGGCTAAACCCTTCCAATGGCTCACGCTAGGAGCTGTCTATACAACAGAAACCCTTACCTCCCCTTTTGGTAAATACAAAGGCCTTTTTGCTGAAGGAGGAAGGCTCAACGTTCCCTCAAACTTTTCAGTCGGATTCAAGCTTGATCCTCTTCCCCACATCTCTTTAGGGTTCGATTTTCGGAGAATCTTTTACCATTCTATTCCTGCAATAGGAAACTTGCAGTCGACCAGCCTAGCTAACCCCCTAAAGCCTATAGGAAGCTCCGGTGGAACAGGGTTCCACTGGAGAAACCAAAACGTTTACAAAATTGCGGTAGAGTATACTCCAATCAATTCGCTCACACTCAGACTAGGTTGGAATTATGGTCGTAGTCCGATTAGAAGTGGCATTGAAGATGTCACACTCAATATCCTAGCTCCAGCTATAACAGAAAATCACCTTGCCTTTGGAGCCGACTACAACTTTTTTGATGGAAGAGCAGAACTAAAATTCTTCTACCTTCATGGATTTAGTAACACCGTTACCGGCCCTTCTGTGCTAGCAACTATTGGTATTCCTGGCACTGAAACGATAACACTCTTTACGAACTCTTTTGGGCTAGGATTTGGATGGAATTGGTAA
- a CDS encoding glycosyltransferase family 9 protein, with protein sequence MKAAVICSKGMGDGLMMLVASHRLKLQGYHVTTFQDSLGQLAEWFPGHHFAKRSEIESLDDFDLILLQNDNTPFSFNLVDKYRDKMSIFYASYEEGKHRPLTPRDFLFNRARPMVYNIAEGVANLLGQINPIQENGLMIPEGLTYQKYGKRIVIHPTSTTPKRTWHRGKFLKLAAQLKKKGYEVVFAVSPEEREEWVSSGFPVPKFPTLADLAAYLYESRLLIGNESGTGHLASNLGIPTLIVASCPKQMALWRPGFRLGKVLTPPPYIPNFKLARLREKKWQTFITPHRMFKTCRELLEF encoded by the coding sequence ATGAAAGCCGCCGTCATTTGTTCTAAAGGGATGGGTGATGGGCTGATGATGCTCGTCGCCTCCCACCGCCTTAAGCTTCAAGGGTATCACGTCACCACCTTTCAAGACTCCTTGGGGCAACTTGCCGAGTGGTTTCCTGGCCACCACTTTGCCAAGCGCTCCGAAATCGAAAGTTTGGATGATTTTGACTTGATCCTCCTGCAAAATGACAACACCCCCTTCTCCTTTAACCTGGTCGACAAGTACCGCGATAAAATGTCGATCTTTTACGCAAGCTATGAAGAGGGAAAGCACCGCCCTTTAACACCACGCGACTTCCTCTTTAATCGGGCCCGTCCGATGGTTTATAATATCGCCGAGGGAGTGGCTAATCTCCTTGGGCAGATCAATCCCATTCAAGAGAATGGACTGATGATTCCTGAGGGACTCACCTATCAAAAATATGGGAAGAGGATCGTCATCCACCCCACCAGCACCACCCCCAAGAGGACCTGGCATAGGGGCAAATTTTTAAAGCTTGCAGCTCAACTTAAAAAGAAAGGCTATGAAGTCGTTTTTGCGGTCAGCCCAGAGGAGCGAGAAGAGTGGGTGAGCAGCGGATTTCCTGTTCCCAAGTTTCCAACTTTAGCCGATCTTGCTGCGTACCTTTATGAGTCCCGCCTCCTCATTGGGAATGAGTCGGGAACCGGCCACCTTGCCTCCAACCTGGGGATTCCCACCCTCATCGTCGCCAGCTGCCCCAAACAAATGGCTCTGTGGCGGCCCGGCTTTCGTCTGGGAAAGGTGCTCACCCCCCCTCCCTACATCCCTAACTTTAAGCTGGCCCGGCTGCGGGAAAAAAAGTGGCAGACTTTTATCACCCCCCATCGTATGTTTAAGACGTGTCGCGAATTATTAGAGTTTTAA
- a CDS encoding phospho-sugar mutase, whose protein sequence is MHVPEEVKALAAQWLKAPYDEETQKEVQALLEGDPAALIDAFYTTVAFGTGGMRAVMGAGTNRLNKYTIRNATQGLANYILSQKVAHPKVFISYDSRINSRLFAEETARVLAGNGIEVFITKELRPTPFVSFGCRYHGCTAAVMITASHNPPEYNGYKVYWSDGAQVVPPHDKGIMAEVDKIKHPDQIKLVPFGHSLIHQEGKDDDEAYYAALMPLQNHPETNQKEGNTLKIIYSPLHGCGITTAPEGLKRWGFTNISHVEAQKVPDSTFPTAHSPNPEQEEALHLGIDQLVKEEGDLFIATDPDADRMGVVALHEGKPVILSGNQIASLCLHYLCTTKSLPKNSASLTTIVTTELFKSIAESFNVTHFEVLTGFKYIGEKIHEWEQSGAHAFLFGAEESLGFLYGTHSRDKDATIAACLVSEMALQLKKQGKTLVDQLNELYKTYGPFLEKQLSVPFGGGQKGMETMKKLMEALRQNPPKEISGDKVIEVEDYLTGKTKIPLPKSNVLVFRTEDQSKFIIRPSGTEPKIKIYGLARHSNVKRLDISLNFLKENHLKG, encoded by the coding sequence ATGCATGTCCCCGAAGAAGTTAAAGCACTCGCTGCTCAGTGGCTCAAGGCCCCTTACGATGAGGAGACCCAGAAGGAAGTTCAGGCCCTCCTAGAGGGAGATCCTGCCGCCCTGATCGACGCCTTCTACACCACAGTCGCCTTCGGGACTGGAGGGATGCGGGCGGTGATGGGCGCAGGGACCAACCGGCTCAACAAGTATACGATCCGTAATGCGACCCAAGGGCTTGCTAACTATATCCTCAGCCAAAAGGTCGCTCATCCAAAAGTCTTTATTAGCTATGACTCCCGAATCAACTCCCGCCTCTTTGCAGAGGAAACAGCGCGGGTCCTTGCTGGCAATGGAATCGAAGTGTTTATCACTAAAGAGCTCCGCCCCACCCCTTTCGTTTCCTTTGGATGTCGGTATCATGGCTGCACCGCAGCGGTGATGATCACCGCCTCCCACAATCCTCCCGAATATAATGGCTACAAAGTCTACTGGAGCGATGGAGCGCAGGTCGTTCCCCCTCATGATAAAGGGATCATGGCCGAGGTCGACAAGATCAAACACCCCGATCAAATTAAGCTCGTCCCCTTTGGCCATTCGCTGATCCACCAAGAGGGAAAAGACGATGACGAAGCTTACTACGCCGCCCTGATGCCCCTTCAAAACCACCCGGAAACCAACCAAAAAGAGGGAAACACCCTTAAAATTATCTACTCCCCCCTTCATGGATGTGGCATTACAACGGCGCCCGAAGGGCTGAAACGTTGGGGCTTTACAAACATCTCCCATGTCGAAGCGCAAAAAGTGCCCGACAGCACCTTCCCAACCGCCCACTCCCCTAATCCCGAGCAAGAAGAAGCCCTTCATTTGGGGATCGACCAGCTTGTAAAGGAAGAGGGAGATCTTTTTATCGCCACGGATCCCGATGCTGACCGGATGGGGGTGGTTGCTTTACATGAAGGGAAACCGGTCATCCTCAGCGGCAACCAAATCGCCTCCCTTTGCCTCCACTACCTCTGCACTACCAAGTCGCTCCCTAAAAATAGCGCCTCTCTTACAACCATCGTCACCACCGAGCTATTTAAGTCGATCGCCGAGTCCTTCAACGTCACTCACTTTGAAGTGCTCACCGGCTTTAAATATATCGGAGAGAAAATCCACGAGTGGGAACAAAGCGGAGCCCACGCCTTCCTCTTCGGCGCTGAAGAATCGCTCGGCTTTCTCTATGGAACCCACTCCCGCGATAAAGATGCCACGATTGCCGCCTGCCTTGTCTCTGAAATGGCCCTCCAACTCAAAAAACAGGGGAAAACCCTCGTCGATCAGCTCAATGAACTCTATAAAACCTATGGCCCCTTCCTAGAAAAGCAGCTTTCTGTCCCCTTTGGGGGAGGGCAAAAAGGGATGGAAACGATGAAAAAACTGATGGAGGCTCTCCGCCAAAATCCACCAAAGGAAATTAGTGGCGACAAAGTGATCGAAGTGGAAGATTATCTCACTGGAAAGACAAAGATTCCTTTGCCCAAATCGAACGTCCTCGTTTTCCGAACCGAAGACCAAAGTAAGTTTATCATCCGCCCCTCGGGAACCGAGCCCAAGATCAAGATCTACGGCCTGGCCCGCCATAGCAATGTAAAGCGGCTTGACATCTCATTAAATTTCCTGAAAGAGAATCATCTGAAGGGATAG
- a CDS encoding DUF2490 domain-containing protein — protein sequence MSRIIRVLTLLLPLSLFGGLLSKGDFQVWNTDAVNIRVSRKMTLTGETQFRYGDGGKNIFYKHYQGGLLFFRSPHINFQTAYRQVYRRIDNKWEKEYNPFIDLTFQASSRRGWFISDRNRVVYRVRGGKLFDKQNLWLYRNRLFILPGLRLGKASMAPFFAYEFFWQESRGIDQNRLQWGLSIPYRKKTMLNLSYMLRYLKNRKKKWINQNVLWIDFSLHF from the coding sequence GTGTCGCGAATTATTAGAGTTTTAACCCTTCTCCTCCCCCTCTCTCTTTTTGGAGGTCTTTTAAGTAAAGGAGACTTTCAAGTTTGGAATACCGATGCCGTTAACATTCGGGTCAGTAGGAAAATGACCCTGACAGGAGAGACCCAATTTCGGTATGGCGATGGAGGGAAAAACATCTTCTACAAACACTACCAGGGAGGGCTTCTCTTCTTTCGCTCTCCCCACATCAATTTTCAAACCGCCTACCGACAAGTTTATCGCCGGATCGATAACAAGTGGGAAAAAGAGTACAACCCCTTCATCGATCTGACCTTTCAAGCAAGCTCCCGTCGCGGATGGTTTATCTCTGACCGTAACCGGGTTGTCTACCGCGTTCGAGGAGGAAAACTCTTTGATAAGCAAAACCTCTGGCTTTACCGTAACCGTCTCTTTATCCTCCCCGGGTTAAGACTAGGGAAAGCTTCGATGGCTCCCTTTTTCGCTTATGAATTTTTTTGGCAAGAAAGCCGCGGAATCGATCAAAACCGTTTGCAGTGGGGGCTCAGCATCCCCTACCGAAAAAAAACAATGCTTAACCTCAGCTACATGCTCCGCTACCTTAAAAACCGTAAGAAAAAGTGGATCAATCAAAATGTCCTGTGGATCGACTTTTCTCTTCACTTTTAA
- a CDS encoding metallophosphoesterase has protein sequence MTRIAHISDLHFSRFSLAPTQFLSKRWLGNLNLLMNRSKDYLNERPWSLIPTFKKEGITHVIISGDLTTTSSDAEYTLAKNFVDALKKEGMTVFLIPGNHDHYTKKADRTKRFYNYFPMPESQEGFSLEKHGVTALPLTEGWNLVLLDTSYASALTSSNGFFSPALEKNLQALLQKLNPEEQVILVNHFPFFQHERPKRRLIRGEKLREMIASHPNITLYLHGHTHRRTIADLRPNGLPLIFDSGSTGHKKGSWNQLDLEQTSLKLTSHRWKEGWSIIDTQSFTFKTKPWYHPGLRFKCTGCGKCCTGSGFVWLQEEDIETLSAHLDLPREAFLKKYTRQVGRDLALIDDPGSDDCIFLKDKKFCAAYEARPKQCRTFPWWKGNLESPAQWEEAKKYCEGIDHEEAPLISVAEIKKHLD, from the coding sequence ATGACACGGATCGCCCATATCTCAGACCTTCACTTTTCGCGATTTTCCCTCGCCCCCACTCAGTTTCTCTCGAAACGGTGGCTGGGAAACCTCAACCTATTGATGAATCGGTCAAAAGATTATTTAAACGAGCGCCCCTGGTCTCTCATCCCCACCTTCAAAAAGGAGGGAATCACCCATGTGATCATCTCAGGCGATCTGACCACCACCTCAAGCGATGCGGAATATACCCTCGCCAAAAACTTCGTCGATGCGCTGAAAAAAGAGGGAATGACCGTTTTCCTCATTCCTGGCAACCATGACCACTATACCAAAAAGGCCGATCGGACAAAGCGGTTCTACAACTACTTCCCCATGCCAGAAAGCCAAGAAGGCTTTTCCCTTGAAAAGCATGGAGTCACCGCCCTTCCCCTTACTGAAGGATGGAACCTTGTTTTACTCGATACCAGCTACGCCTCTGCGCTTACCTCTTCAAACGGCTTTTTCTCCCCCGCCCTCGAAAAAAATCTTCAAGCCCTCCTTCAAAAGCTCAACCCCGAAGAGCAGGTGATTCTTGTGAACCACTTTCCCTTTTTCCAACATGAACGCCCAAAACGGCGGCTGATTCGAGGAGAAAAGTTGCGGGAGATGATCGCCTCCCATCCCAATATCACCCTGTACCTCCATGGACACACCCACCGGCGGACCATTGCCGACCTCCGTCCCAACGGTCTTCCCCTTATCTTTGACAGCGGCTCAACCGGTCACAAAAAAGGGTCATGGAACCAGCTCGACCTGGAACAAACAAGTCTTAAACTCACCTCCCACCGGTGGAAAGAAGGGTGGAGCATCATCGATACCCAGTCATTCACCTTCAAAACAAAACCGTGGTACCACCCAGGACTCCGCTTCAAATGTACCGGCTGCGGGAAGTGTTGCACCGGAAGTGGTTTTGTCTGGCTCCAAGAAGAAGATATAGAAACCTTAAGTGCCCATCTCGACCTTCCTCGAGAAGCCTTTCTGAAAAAGTATACCCGGCAAGTAGGAAGAGACCTGGCCCTTATCGATGATCCCGGATCGGATGATTGCATCTTCCTTAAGGATAAAAAGTTTTGCGCCGCTTATGAGGCCCGCCCCAAGCAGTGCCGCACCTTCCCCTGGTGGAAAGGTAATCTAGAAAGTCCTGCTCAATGGGAAGAAGCCAAAAAATATTGCGAAGGGATCGACCACGAAGAGGCCCCTTTAATTTCTGTTGCAGAAATTAAAAAGCACCTTGATTAA
- a CDS encoding glycosyltransferase family 9 protein — protein sequence MKQAAVLCGSGIGDGLLMMVAAHHLRKGGYAPTIFHDHHKELSLLFEGYPFAPYPDNLEETLRNFDRVIVENDNSKRAWDLFALRDAKKLTNLTFFFPTPCRKMVEGDVLFDPKKPIASNLAMACHKTLGTDLSKENNLSVPEEKTFQKYPKRVVIHPTSNDPKRNWKKEQFLTLAKQLENEGYTVSFCVAPDEKSGWDGVLLPSFKNLKEVAAYLYESGFLVGNDSGIGHLASSLGIPTLTISGNPKRVRLWRPDWALGKVATLPFPLPNFKGINMRVRENHWQRFVSVGKVFKTFQELADESRRHLF from the coding sequence ATGAAGCAAGCAGCAGTTCTTTGCGGATCAGGAATAGGGGATGGGCTGCTCATGATGGTTGCAGCCCACCACCTTAGAAAAGGGGGCTACGCTCCCACCATTTTCCATGACCACCATAAAGAGCTCTCTCTTCTCTTTGAAGGGTATCCCTTTGCCCCCTACCCCGATAACCTCGAAGAAACGTTAAGAAATTTTGATCGGGTCATCGTCGAAAATGACAACTCAAAAAGAGCGTGGGACCTCTTTGCCTTACGGGATGCAAAAAAACTGACAAACCTCACCTTCTTTTTCCCCACCCCTTGTCGAAAAATGGTCGAAGGAGATGTTCTTTTCGACCCCAAAAAACCCATCGCCTCCAACTTAGCAATGGCTTGCCACAAAACACTGGGCACCGACCTCTCAAAAGAAAATAATCTCTCCGTTCCAGAGGAAAAAACCTTTCAAAAGTACCCTAAACGGGTTGTCATCCACCCCACAAGTAATGACCCCAAAAGGAACTGGAAAAAAGAGCAGTTTTTAACCCTCGCTAAACAGCTAGAAAACGAGGGATACACCGTCTCTTTTTGTGTGGCCCCCGATGAAAAAAGTGGCTGGGACGGGGTTCTTCTCCCTTCCTTTAAAAACTTAAAAGAGGTTGCCGCTTACCTTTATGAGTCGGGGTTTCTGGTTGGAAACGACTCTGGAATTGGCCACCTTGCCTCAAGCTTAGGCATTCCAACACTTACCATCTCAGGAAACCCGAAACGGGTCCGCCTGTGGCGCCCCGATTGGGCCCTAGGAAAAGTGGCCACCCTCCCCTTTCCCCTTCCCAACTTTAAGGGGATTAATATGAGAGTGAGGGAAAACCATTGGCAACGCTTTGTCTCTGTTGGAAAAGTCTTTAAAACCTTTCAGGAACTCGCTGATGAAAGCCGCCGTCATTTGTTCTAA
- a CDS encoding DUF2490 domain-containing protein: MELVKFFILTFLPCLLFGAINSPGDFQVWNSDKISIEVANNIYLSGEAEFRFGNDAKSLYYKHFQTGFTFIRSKHVVVQTIYRQTYLRINKKWRVQYNPYVDLILKTKLPKGWIISDRNRIFARFLGKTFPKHLLWIYRNRVEVIPPLRFGPNDASFYIANEIFWQQTRSLDQNRAEAGFHIPFREKINFHLSYMLRSLKRLDNHWVHHNVVRIRFNLKF, from the coding sequence ATGGAATTGGTAAAATTTTTTATCCTAACCTTCCTCCCTTGTCTTCTCTTTGGAGCCATTAACAGCCCAGGAGATTTCCAGGTATGGAACTCTGACAAAATCTCCATTGAGGTAGCTAATAACATCTACCTCTCTGGAGAGGCGGAGTTTCGATTTGGCAACGATGCAAAATCTCTCTACTATAAGCACTTTCAAACCGGATTTACCTTCATCCGCTCCAAACATGTTGTCGTTCAAACCATCTACCGACAAACCTACCTAAGGATCAACAAAAAATGGAGGGTTCAATACAACCCCTATGTCGATCTTATCCTCAAGACCAAGCTCCCCAAAGGATGGATTATCTCAGATCGGAACCGGATCTTTGCCCGCTTTTTAGGAAAAACCTTTCCAAAGCACCTCCTTTGGATCTATCGAAACCGGGTCGAGGTGATTCCTCCTTTAAGGTTTGGCCCTAATGACGCCTCCTTTTATATTGCTAATGAAATCTTTTGGCAACAGACCCGTAGTCTCGACCAAAATAGGGCCGAGGCAGGCTTTCACATCCCCTTTCGGGAAAAGATCAACTTCCACCTCAGCTATATGCTCCGCTCCCTCAAGAGGCTCGATAACCACTGGGTCCACCACAACGTTGTCCGGATCCGCTTCAATTTAAAGTTTTAG
- the groL gene encoding chaperonin GroEL (60 kDa chaperone family; promotes refolding of misfolded polypeptides especially under stressful conditions; forms two stacked rings of heptamers to form a barrel-shaped 14mer; ends can be capped by GroES; misfolded proteins enter the barrel where they are refolded when GroES binds) → MSTTPKELIFEEEAREKLKEGVDKLADTVGVTLGPKGKNVGLESSWGAPTITSDGNSIVKDIELKDPYANMGVSMGKEVARKIKEQSGDGTTTGIILLRALVKQGIKNIASGMSPITLKRGIEKGVETVLKELDALSIAVENPEAIQNIATVSASGNAEVGSTIFEAIDKVGKSGVISIEEGKGTTTTIEMVEGMRFDRGYTSPYFCTDTEKMVAQVEGGHILITDKKISSIQEILPLLQAVSAGGKQLLIIAEDIEGDALSTLVVNKLRGALKIAAVKAPGFGDKRKAMLEDIAALTGATVISEEKGMQLKTATVDLLGSAEKIEISKDHTTIVGGKGKKEMIDARIKQIESEHAAATNDYDKEKLDERRAKLQGGVAVIRVGAPTEPEMKQKKQVFEDSLNSTRAAQESGFVPGGGAALLRASQKLKESEDLGEQIVYAACSAPFKQIVDNCGKDSSIYLEEVLKGGSTIGFNARTETVEDLIKSQVIDPTKVVKNSLKFAASAAGIILISEALITDAKDDDQE, encoded by the coding sequence ATGTCTACCACCCCTAAAGAACTGATCTTCGAAGAAGAAGCCCGCGAAAAACTCAAAGAAGGCGTCGATAAACTCGCCGACACCGTCGGAGTCACCCTCGGCCCTAAAGGAAAAAATGTCGGGCTCGAGTCAAGCTGGGGTGCCCCCACCATCACAAGCGACGGCAACAGCATCGTTAAAGATATCGAACTCAAAGACCCCTACGCAAACATGGGTGTCTCCATGGGAAAAGAGGTTGCCCGCAAAATTAAAGAGCAGTCCGGCGATGGAACCACAACCGGAATCATCCTCTTACGCGCCCTTGTCAAACAAGGAATCAAAAATATCGCGTCAGGAATGAGCCCCATCACCCTAAAACGGGGAATCGAAAAAGGGGTCGAAACCGTCCTAAAAGAACTCGACGCTCTTAGCATCGCTGTTGAAAACCCAGAAGCCATCCAAAATATCGCTACCGTCTCCGCTTCTGGCAATGCAGAGGTCGGATCCACCATCTTCGAAGCAATCGACAAGGTCGGAAAGTCGGGAGTCATCTCGATCGAAGAGGGAAAGGGAACCACCACCACGATCGAAATGGTCGAAGGGATGCGCTTCGACCGGGGCTACACCAGCCCCTACTTCTGTACAGACACGGAAAAGATGGTTGCCCAGGTCGAAGGAGGACACATCCTCATCACCGATAAAAAAATCTCCTCGATCCAAGAAATTCTCCCCCTCCTCCAAGCAGTCTCTGCAGGAGGAAAACAGCTCCTAATCATCGCTGAGGATATCGAAGGGGATGCCCTCTCCACCCTTGTAGTCAATAAACTCCGCGGCGCTCTTAAGATTGCCGCTGTCAAAGCTCCCGGCTTTGGTGACAAGCGAAAAGCCATGCTCGAAGATATCGCAGCTCTTACTGGAGCGACCGTCATCTCCGAAGAAAAAGGGATGCAACTCAAAACAGCAACGGTTGACCTTCTAGGAAGCGCTGAAAAAATCGAAATCTCTAAAGACCACACCACCATCGTAGGTGGCAAGGGAAAGAAAGAGATGATCGATGCCCGGATCAAGCAGATCGAATCCGAGCACGCTGCTGCCACAAACGACTACGATAAAGAAAAGCTCGACGAGCGGCGCGCAAAACTCCAAGGAGGCGTTGCCGTCATCCGTGTGGGCGCTCCTACAGAACCTGAGATGAAACAGAAAAAGCAAGTTTTCGAAGATAGCTTAAATTCGACCCGCGCTGCACAAGAAAGTGGCTTTGTCCCTGGAGGAGGCGCAGCCCTTCTCCGCGCCAGCCAAAAGCTGAAGGAAAGTGAAGATCTTGGCGAGCAAATCGTCTATGCCGCCTGCTCCGCCCCCTTCAAGCAAATCGTCGACAACTGCGGCAAAGATAGCTCGATCTACCTAGAAGAAGTTCTAAAAGGTGGTTCAACCATTGGCTTTAATGCTCGCACTGAAACGGTCGAAGATCTGATCAAATCGCAGGTCATCGATCCGACAAAGGTAGTGAAAAACTCCCTTAAATTTGCAGCATCAGCAGCGGGGATTATCTTGATCTCTGAAGCGCTGATCACCGATGCAAAAGATGACGATCAGGAATGA